Proteins co-encoded in one Vulcanisaeta thermophila genomic window:
- a CDS encoding amidohydrolase family protein: MGYIDAHTHITFKEAINEGILNFAIKEWGAPIDKILMTVEQVVRMLDDASIDYVGVMAFPVRKLSGAKEDYALKVINTVKEYPDRFAVIGGVEVNEVTTEETKYWLEKQYEAGISALKIHPPHWWVKPNAYRPEEGGLKQLELVYQFAEDHNLPVYIHTGTSSFTKARNKYGDPILVDDVAVDFPKLTIIMAHIGRPNWVPTAFQLIRIRPNIYGDLSSIPPKRILEYIPRLTEISDKLIYGSDYPGPGVHDIKKNLQDFLQTPIPNETKTKITTETPRKILKPLSKTK, encoded by the coding sequence ATGGGCTACATAGACGCACACACCCACATAACCTTCAAGGAAGCAATAAACGAAGGAATACTAAACTTCGCCATAAAGGAGTGGGGAGCTCCCATCGACAAAATACTCATGACAGTGGAGCAGGTGGTCAGGATGCTCGACGACGCATCCATAGACTACGTAGGAGTCATGGCATTCCCAGTAAGAAAACTAAGCGGCGCCAAGGAAGACTACGCACTGAAAGTAATAAACACAGTCAAGGAATACCCCGACAGATTCGCAGTAATAGGCGGGGTCGAAGTCAACGAAGTAACCACCGAAGAAACCAAGTACTGGCTCGAGAAACAGTACGAAGCAGGAATAAGCGCACTAAAAATACACCCACCACACTGGTGGGTAAAACCCAACGCATACAGACCCGAGGAAGGAGGACTAAAACAACTAGAACTAGTGTACCAATTCGCCGAAGACCACAACCTACCAGTCTACATACACACAGGAACCTCATCATTCACAAAAGCCAGAAACAAGTACGGAGACCCCATACTCGTGGACGACGTAGCCGTGGACTTCCCAAAACTAACAATAATAATGGCACACATAGGAAGACCCAACTGGGTACCCACAGCATTCCAACTAATCAGAATAAGACCCAACATATACGGAGACCTATCAAGCATACCACCCAAGAGAATACTCGAATACATACCAAGACTAACAGAAATAAGCGACAAACTAATCTACGGAAGCGACTACCCAGGACCAGGCGTCCACGACATAAAAAAGAACCTACAAGACTTCCTACAAACACCCATACCAAACGAAACAAAAACAAAAATAACAACAGAAACACCAAGAAAAATCCTAAAACCACTATCAAAAACAAAATAA
- a CDS encoding DUF120 domain-containing protein produces MPNNAPVNYKLLRRIPYLIILIRYGVNENELKPINLSKIANDLGTTPQNIFKMINRLVKDELIMKNTTNGQLLVKFTPKASEILRFVIDTIRHYLDEKLTIRLVGRVTSGLGEGSFYMSLEGYVKQFIEKLGFKPYPGTLNVALKPEYIKYRLYLDLLPGIYIQGFSNGSRTYGGVKCFRATINGLPGAVLVIERTHHSPNIIEVISQYKLRDALNLKDGDEVEILVSV; encoded by the coding sequence GTGCCCAATAATGCACCAGTGAATTACAAACTACTCAGAAGAATACCATACCTAATAATACTCATTAGGTACGGAGTCAACGAAAACGAACTCAAACCCATAAACCTATCAAAAATAGCCAACGACCTCGGAACCACACCACAAAACATATTCAAAATGATCAACAGACTCGTCAAAGACGAATTAATAATGAAAAACACAACCAACGGACAACTACTGGTGAAATTCACACCAAAGGCCTCCGAAATACTAAGATTCGTAATAGACACAATAAGGCACTACCTAGACGAAAAACTAACCATCAGACTAGTGGGCAGGGTAACCTCGGGACTAGGCGAAGGAAGCTTCTACATGAGCCTCGAGGGCTACGTCAAGCAATTCATCGAGAAACTGGGATTCAAACCATACCCAGGCACACTCAACGTAGCCCTAAAACCCGAGTACATAAAATACAGACTATACCTAGACCTACTACCGGGCATCTACATCCAGGGATTCAGCAACGGCTCCAGGACATACGGAGGCGTCAAATGCTTCAGGGCCACAATCAACGGGCTACCAGGCGCAGTACTAGTAATAGAGAGGACACACCACAGCCCCAACATAATAGAGGTAATATCACAGTACAAACTAAGGGACGCCCTAAACCTCAAGGACGGAGACGAGGTGGAGATACTAGTCAGTGTATAA
- a CDS encoding class II aldolase/adducin family protein, which yields MNEAALRRYLVEVFRLAYLRGLTDLMGGNVSARLGGDEILITPTSTPKTLIKPNSLVKMRLDGTVLSGGRPSSEWRMHLGIYRVRDDVRVVLHTHPPNVIALSQLGLKPDFSLTEAASYLGEVAEVPLLKPGSEELAEAVARAIRPRGVTAVILKGHGLVTVGSTPHEALNRAEVLEDLAYITLMVRVLS from the coding sequence ATGAATGAGGCGGCGCTGAGGAGGTACTTGGTTGAGGTTTTTAGGCTTGCCTACCTTCGTGGGCTTACGGACCTTATGGGTGGTAATGTGAGTGCTAGGTTGGGTGGTGATGAGATTTTGATAACGCCCACGTCAACGCCCAAGACCTTGATTAAGCCTAATTCCCTGGTTAAGATGAGGCTTGATGGTACTGTTCTCAGTGGTGGGAGGCCCAGTAGTGAGTGGAGGATGCACCTGGGTATTTACAGGGTTAGGGATGATGTGAGGGTTGTTCTTCATACGCACCCGCCCAATGTCATAGCCCTGAGTCAGTTGGGGCTTAAGCCGGATTTCTCGTTGACGGAGGCCGCGTCGTACCTTGGTGAGGTTGCTGAGGTGCCGTTGTTGAAGCCTGGTAGTGAGGAGCTTGCCGAGGCTGTGGCTAGGGCTATAAGGCCCAGGGGTGTCACTGCCGTGATCCTGAAGGGGCATGGGTTGGTTACGGTGGGTTCCACGCCGCATGAGGCCTTGAATAGGGCTGAGGTTCTTGAGGATCTTGCCTACATAACCTTGATGGTGAGGGTGCTTAGTTAA
- a CDS encoding CocE/NonD family hydrolase, producing MSVVSIFKADEIRIVPSYFSLEPEKLQPGAQVKGRYFDGYPVIVKQEVSPPKYRMKILKDVMVPMRDGVRLAVDIYLPDAEGEKFPCLIAWGMWGKDNQEVVLWLKDLAQPYYTSPWWDGTLEAGDIEYFVSRGYVYVIPDPRGVGKSEGGPPRTLTDLHKPEDIYDLIEWVAQQPWCNGKVGMLGPSSYSLSQYMIATNNPPPHLVALFPIGSFYPPADPFTGMIDLSLASIFHGGHIHDSTLPVRQWGPPVTPEILPKDEFEKRLKELLEHPDIKFHPKVRSVLVYPRDPILFDYLMTAFHPVPVNDNLDKVTLPIYIGVPAPGGGGARIYWSGYEAYNKVSSKHKKLIIYIPGEFPRPFVHMQYEMIRWFDYWLKGIDNGIMDEPPVKIFVGGVNKWKFEDDWPPKDIKWVNLYLRKGNKLSTIPESDTRPDVLHQPMPLKDPTVYALSYYTDPFTEDTEIIGPAALHIETAIDQDDINWMVTVVDVSPDGTKQLMTEGWLRGSFRAIDESKSKPWAPVHKVQDPVPIPKGEKVRYDINLMPIAWVVQKGHRIGVIIRTQDDMFSRLAIGGIYFLPRMVDITVNLYLPNSYLVLPIKGKDTLPIGSKG from the coding sequence ATGTCGGTTGTGTCTATTTTTAAAGCTGATGAAATAAGAATTGTTCCGAGTTATTTCAGTCTAGAGCCCGAAAAGTTACAGCCTGGCGCGCAGGTAAAGGGTAGGTATTTCGATGGTTACCCTGTGATAGTTAAACAGGAGGTTTCCCCGCCAAAATACAGGATGAAGATTCTGAAGGACGTTATGGTACCGATGAGGGATGGTGTGCGTCTTGCCGTTGATATTTATCTACCGGACGCTGAGGGTGAGAAGTTTCCTTGCCTAATTGCATGGGGAATGTGGGGTAAGGATAACCAGGAAGTAGTACTATGGCTTAAAGACCTTGCCCAACCATACTACACGAGTCCCTGGTGGGACGGAACTCTTGAGGCGGGGGACATAGAGTACTTTGTCTCCAGGGGGTATGTTTACGTGATACCAGACCCAAGGGGTGTAGGGAAATCTGAAGGTGGGCCTCCACGTACCTTGACGGACCTCCATAAGCCTGAGGATATTTACGACCTCATCGAGTGGGTTGCACAGCAGCCTTGGTGCAACGGGAAGGTGGGGATGCTCGGCCCCAGCTCCTACTCCCTTTCACAGTACATGATAGCAACCAATAATCCTCCACCGCATCTAGTTGCGCTGTTCCCAATTGGTTCATTCTATCCTCCTGCGGATCCATTTACAGGGATGATAGACCTTTCTTTAGCGAGTATATTCCACGGTGGTCATATACACGACAGCACGTTGCCAGTACGCCAATGGGGTCCACCGGTGACTCCAGAGATACTACCTAAGGATGAGTTCGAAAAGAGACTTAAGGAGTTATTGGAGCACCCTGACATTAAGTTCCATCCAAAGGTTAGATCAGTACTGGTTTACCCGAGAGACCCCATCCTGTTTGATTACTTAATGACAGCTTTTCATCCAGTGCCCGTCAATGATAACCTTGACAAGGTAACACTCCCAATATACATAGGTGTTCCTGCCCCAGGGGGTGGAGGGGCACGTATATACTGGTCTGGGTACGAGGCTTACAATAAGGTTAGTTCAAAGCACAAGAAACTCATCATATACATCCCCGGTGAGTTCCCGAGGCCCTTCGTACACATGCAATACGAGATGATAAGGTGGTTTGACTACTGGCTGAAGGGAATAGACAACGGCATCATGGATGAGCCACCAGTGAAGATCTTCGTGGGCGGAGTGAACAAGTGGAAGTTCGAGGATGATTGGCCACCGAAGGATATTAAATGGGTTAACCTTTACTTAAGGAAGGGAAATAAATTATCCACCATCCCCGAGAGCGATACAAGACCCGACGTGTTACATCAACCCATGCCCCTCAAGGATCCAACAGTTTACGCACTAAGCTACTACACGGATCCATTCACCGAGGACACCGAGATAATAGGACCAGCCGCCCTACATATAGAGACAGCCATTGATCAAGACGACATAAACTGGATGGTAACGGTAGTGGATGTAAGCCCAGACGGTACCAAACAATTAATGACAGAGGGCTGGCTCAGGGGCTCCTTCAGAGCCATTGATGAGAGTAAGTCAAAACCATGGGCCCCAGTGCATAAGGTCCAGGACCCAGTCCCCATACCAAAGGGAGAGAAGGTGAGGTACGACATCAACCTAATGCCGATAGCATGGGTCGTCCAGAAGGGACACAGGATAGGTGTCATAATAAGGACCCAGGATGACATGTTCAGCCGCCTCGCAATCGGCGGCATATACTTCCTACCGAGAATGGTGGATATAACAGTCAATCTATACCTACCCAACAGCTACCTCGTCCTACCCATAAAGGGTAAGGACACCCTACCTATAGGGAGTAAGGGATAA
- a CDS encoding winged helix-turn-helix transcriptional regulator — protein sequence MPRKQTVRIVERKKDILELLIKEGELPTNEIVKKTNLSHSQVFYALKLLQRDGLVKEVKRGKVAYWKAADNAQEALKNLEREVKEEVGDQEGTEEE from the coding sequence ATGCCCAGGAAGCAAACAGTACGTATAGTGGAGAGGAAGAAGGACATCCTGGAACTCCTCATTAAGGAGGGCGAATTACCCACAAACGAAATAGTCAAGAAAACAAACCTAAGCCACAGCCAGGTATTCTACGCACTAAAACTACTACAGAGGGACGGACTCGTCAAGGAGGTCAAGAGGGGAAAGGTGGCCTATTGGAAGGCAGCGGACAACGCACAGGAAGCACTCAAAAACCTAGAGAGGGAGGTTAAGGAGGAAGTGGGCGATCAAGAGGGAACCGAGGAGGAGTGA
- a CDS encoding hydroxymethylglutaryl-CoA synthase: MPNKVGIVGWGVYIPRFRISTKEIARVWGDDPLRIKDLYWVDERSVGGPDEDAVTMAVEASRNALKRAGIDPRELGSVFVGTESKPYAVKPIASILIDALGMRRQSFAVDMEFACKAGSDAIVNTMGLVKSGMVKYGLAVGVDHSHGEPGEHLDYTVSGGAAAYILGSENLVAEIEHVYAYNSDTPDFWRRDGVPYAVHAESFTGEPAYFRHIVNAAKALMEATGLKPSDFDYAVFHQPNARFPVRVAQMLGIPLEKVKLGIVVDRIGNTYNGAVLIGLANILENAKPGSRILMVSFGSGAGSNAFSIVTTDALPERVPRANTVSYYLENKNYVDYALYLRFRNLIRLIQ, from the coding sequence TTGGGGTGACGACCCACTGAGGATAAAGGACCTATACTGGGTTGATGAAAGAAGCGTAGGCGGCCCGGACGAGGATGCGGTGACCATGGCCGTGGAAGCCTCAAGAAACGCCCTAAAGAGGGCTGGCATAGACCCAAGGGAGCTGGGCTCGGTATTCGTGGGCACAGAGTCAAAACCATACGCCGTAAAACCCATAGCATCAATACTAATCGACGCCCTAGGCATGAGGAGGCAATCCTTCGCTGTCGACATGGAATTCGCATGCAAGGCGGGCTCAGACGCCATCGTAAACACCATGGGCCTCGTGAAAAGCGGCATGGTCAAGTACGGATTAGCCGTGGGCGTGGACCACAGCCATGGGGAACCAGGGGAACACCTGGACTACACAGTATCAGGAGGGGCAGCCGCCTACATACTGGGTTCCGAAAACCTGGTAGCGGAGATCGAGCACGTGTACGCATACAACTCAGACACACCGGACTTCTGGCGTAGGGATGGAGTGCCCTACGCAGTACACGCAGAGAGCTTCACGGGGGAGCCAGCCTACTTTAGGCACATAGTCAACGCCGCCAAGGCCCTCATGGAGGCCACGGGACTCAAACCCAGCGACTTCGACTACGCAGTGTTCCACCAACCCAACGCCAGATTCCCAGTGAGGGTCGCCCAAATGCTGGGCATACCCCTAGAGAAGGTTAAGTTGGGCATCGTAGTCGATAGGATTGGGAACACGTACAACGGGGCAGTACTCATAGGGCTAGCCAACATACTGGAGAACGCAAAGCCAGGGTCCAGGATACTAATGGTATCCTTCGGAAGCGGCGCAGGCTCCAACGCCTTTAGCATAGTAACCACAGACGCACTACCCGAGAGGGTCCCCAGGGCCAACACGGTTAGTTACTACCTCGAGAACAAGAACTACGTGGACTACGCCCTATACCTAAGATTCAGGAACCTGATAAGGCTGATCCAGTAA